A window of the Citrus sinensis cultivar Valencia sweet orange chromosome 9, DVS_A1.0, whole genome shotgun sequence genome harbors these coding sequences:
- the LOC102630133 gene encoding two-component response regulator ORR24 yields MTAEERMGSAGCEDGPIDKFPIGMRVLAVDDDPTCLKVLENFLRACQYEVTVTNQAVTALKLLRENRNNFDLVISDVHMPDMDGFKLLEHVGLEMDLPVIMLSAYGDTKLVMKGITHGACDYLLKPVRIEELKNIWQHVIRRKKVGPKDQNKSLNQENSRVGAGEGGQGAMSTGNSDQNGKSNRKRKDQDGDEDEDGDDDGQENEDSTTQKKPRVVWTPELHRKFVGAVNQLGVDKAVPKKILDLMNVEGLTRENVASHLQKFRLYLKRLSNETPQAGMVAALGSKDSSYLRIGALDGFGDLRSLNSPGRLSSSAISSSYVPGNMFGRLNSTSGLSMHGIASSGMIQPGHSQSFNTSFNTIGKIQQAMFPANRISNLFQGVRTSSELNQLPQSKSTTQIGDFNHINSPTTSMAATGFTDATVAVGSSSSSVSTSSSNIMMLQGNLHQAHSRDAYGNQSSLSVASLNQESFDVGVRNSSNFLDHSRCNESWQDAVQLSSNSLPLSEPFIHDQMPPNLRNTLSSTSCLDISSSMATSTHLEDSRGDLSCQPGLIGNVIQNYTSKQQWLEHKQGYNQNLNNPFSNVNTLLSGNCTMGPFSQSMDQSNSPYIAQLTGVEKAPLNTKLRSNDDFLLEQSKSHDGFIQNHYDPMDDMMSGILKRDSNETILMDGELGFDAYSLSSCM; encoded by the exons ATGACTGCTGAGGAAAGAATGGGTTCTGCGGGTTGTGAAGATGGACCTATAGACAAGTTTCCAATTGGTATGCGAGTGCTTGCTGTTGATGACGACCCAACGTGCCTTAAAGTTTTGGAAAATTTCCTGCGTGCATGCCAATATGAAG TTACAGTAACCAATCAGGCTGTTACAGCACTGAAATTGTTGCGGGAAAACAGAAACAATTTTGATTTGGTTATCAGCGATGTTCATATGCCAGACATGGATGGCTTTAAGCTTCTTGAACATGTGGGTCTTGAGATGGACCTACCTGTCATAA TGTTGTCAGCGTATGGCGATACCAAGCTTGTGATGAAGGGGATTACTCATGGAGCTTGTGACTACTTGTTGAAACCTGTTCGAATTGAGGAGCTGAAGAACATATGGCAGCATGTAATCAGGAGAAAGAAAGTTGGACCCAAGGACCAAAACAAGTCGCTTAACCAAGAGAATTCTCGTGTTGGAGCTGGAGAAGGTGGACAAGGTGCAATGTCTACTGGTAATTCTGATCAAAATGGAAAATCCAACAGGAAAAGGAAGGATCaagatggagatgaggatgaagatggtgatgatgatggacAAGAAAATGAGGACTCAACAACCCAGAAGAAGCCTCGGGTTGTTTGGACCCCAGAGTTGCATAGAAAGTTTGTTGGAGCCGTTAATCAGTTGGGTGTGGACA AGGCTGTCCCGAAGAAAATTCTTGACCTGATGAATGTTGAAGGGCTTACAAGGGAAAATGTGGCAAGTCATCTGCAG AAATTTAGGCTTTACCTGAAAAGACTTAGTAATGAAACACCACAAGCTGGCATGGTTGCTGCATTAGGGAGTAAAGATTCCTCTTATTTACGTATCGGTGCACTGGATGGATTTGGGGATTTGCGCTCATTGAATAGTCCAGGAAGGCTTTCAAGTTCTGcaatatcatcatcatatgTACCGGGCAACATGTTTGGTAGGTTGAACTCTACTTCTGGTTTAAGCatgcatggaattgcttcttcTGGCATGATACAACCAGGCCATTCCCAATCCTTCAACACCTCCTTCAATACTATTGGGAAGATCCAGCAAGCAATGTTTCCTGCAAACcgaatttcaaatttgttcCAAGGTGTCAGGACGTCATCAGAGCTCAACCAGCTGCCGCAAAGCAAGTCCACTACCCAAATTGGAGATTTTAATCACATTAATAGTCCAACAACGTCTATGGCTGCCACTGGCTTTACAGATGCCACAGTGGCTGTTGGTAGCTCAAGCAGCTCTGTATCTACTTCCTCGAGCAACATTATGATGTTGCAAGGAAACCTGCATCAGGCTCACAGTAGGGATGCTTATGGAAATCAATCTTCTCTCAGTGTGGCCTCATTGAATCAGGAATCTTTTGATGTTGGAGTCCGTAATTCTTCAAACTTTCTCGATCATAGTAGATGTAATGAAAGCTGGCAGGATGCAGTTCAATTGTCATCAAATTCATTGCCATTGAGTGAACCTTTTATTCATGATCAAATGCCTCCTAATTTAAGGAACACTTTATCTTCAACCAGCTGTCTGgatatttcttcttccatgGCAACTTCTACGCATTTGGAGGATTCCAGGGGAGACTTGTCTTGCCAGCCTGGCCTGATTGGTAATGTAATTCAGAATTACACATCGAAGCAGCAGTGGTTGGAACATAAACAGGGTTACAACCAGAACTTAAATAATCCATTCAGCAATGTAAACACTCTGCTTTCTGGCAATTGCACTATGGGTCCCTTTAGCCAGAGCATGGACCAAAGCAATTCTCCTTACATTGCTCAGCTCACTGGTGTAGAAAAAGCTCCATTAAATACAAAGTTGAGGTCAAATGATGACTTCCTCTTGGAGCAAAGCAAGTCCCATGATGGTTTCATTCAAAACCACTATGATCCCATGGATGATATGATGAGTGGCATTCTTAAACGA GATTCAAATGAAACAATTTTAATGGATGGAGAGCTAGGATTTGATGCTTACTCCCTCAGCTCATGCATGTGA
- the LOC102629839 gene encoding calmodulin-binding protein 60 E produces MESSRNKKRGYEQSVEDEADGMPGSKKSKLPALASVIVEALKMDSLQRLCSSLEPLLRRIVSEEVERALTKFGHAKLAARSPPPRIHGPGEKNLQLHFKTSMPPHLFTGGKVEGDQGAAIHVVLIDMNTGDVVQTGPESSAKLNVVVLEGDFNEEEDDNWTKEHFESHEVKEREGKRPILTGDLLVTLKEGFGTLGDLTFTDNSSWIRSRKFRLGLKVSPGYCDGIRVREAKTEGFAVKDHRGELYKKHYPPALHDEVWRLDRIAKDGALHKKLMKADIVTVEDFLRILVRDPQKLRNILGSGMSNRMWENTVEHAKTCVLGGKLYVYYADGTQNTGVVFNNIYELRGLIDDGQFVSLESLTHSQKISVDSLVKRAYDNWHQVLEYDGKFLSSLTNNTKKAIKSSAAPTVSSNYDTGRCTSTTQSRQQYMSSEPRSQYQSGNHQHAPVTQLIEFPFVRPDQTSLMILNNPQAALSGSFDHLSVGNAAAGGSYFQGDWSRPRNGHGLEDFLAEEIRVRSSEMLENDDMQRLLKTLSMGMTASYDHSHEACYSYGIQYEPPMDQTYKQDLSRGSGKAVVGWLKLKAALRWGIFVRKRAAERRARLVELE; encoded by the exons ATGGAAAGTTCAAGGAACAAGAAGAGAGGGTATGAGCAGAGTGTTGAAGATGAAGCTGATGGCATGCCTGGATCCAAAAAATCGAAATTGCCCGCTTTGGCAAG TGTGATTGTGGAAGCTTTGAAGATGGATAGTTTGCAAAGACTTTGCTCATCTTTGGAGCCTCTTCTCCGCAGAATT GTTAGTGAAGAAGTGGAGCGAGCTTTGACAAAGTTTGGTCATGCTAAACTTGCTGCTAG GTCTCCACCCCCAAGGATCCATGGACcaggagaaaaaaatttgcaacTTCATTTCAAAACAAGCATGCCACCTCACCTTTTTACAGGGGGAAAGGTTGAGGGAGATCAAGGAGCAGCTATCCATGTTGTCTTGATAGACATGAACACAGGAGATGTTGTCCAAACAGGACCAGAATCATCTGCCAAGCTGAATGTTGTGGTGCTTGAAGGTGACTTCAATGAAGAAGAGGATGATAATTGGACTAAAGAGCACTTTGAAAGCCATGAAGTGAAGGAGCGTGAGGGAAAAAGACCAATTCTGACGGGGGATTTGCTGGTGACGCTCAAGGAAGGGTTTGGAACACTTGGTGATCTTACTTTCACTGATAACTCAAGCTGGATAAGGAGTAGAAAGTTCAGGCTTGGTTTGAAGGTTTCCCCTGGATACTGTGATGGGATTCGTGTTCGTGAGGCTAAAACTGAGGGTTTTGCTGTCAAAGATCATAGGGGAGAAT TGTACAAGAAACATTACCCACCTGCCCTACATGATGAAGTCTGGAGATTGGATAGGATAGCAAAAGATGGAGCACTGCACAAAAAGTTGATGAAAGCTGATATTGTAACTGTTGAAGATTTTCTCCGAATTCTAGTTAGAGATCCACAGAAATTAAGAAAT ATCCTTGGGAGTGGCATGTCCAATAGGATGTGGGAGAACACAGTGGAGCATGCGAAGACATGTGTCTTGGGTGGGAAGCTTTATGTTTACTATGCAGATGGAACTCAGAATACTGGTGTTGTCTTCAACAATATTTATGAGCTTCGAGGCCTCATTGATGATGGGCAGTTCGTCTCCTTGGAATCCCTTACTCACAGCCAGAAG ATATCGGTTGATTCCTTGGTGAAGAGAGCATATGATAATTGGCATCAAGTTTTAGAGTATGACGGCAAATTCCTGAGCTCGTTGACTAATAATACTAAGAAGGCAATTAAATCATCAGCTGCACCGACAGTTTCCAGCAACTATGACACAGGTCGCTGTACCTCAACAACTCAGAGCAGACAGCAGTATATGTCATCTGAGCCCAGATCACAATACCAATCTGGAAACCACCAACACGCTCCAGTTACTCAGCTAATTGAATTTCCATTTGTGAGGCCTGATCAGACTTCACTGATGATACTAAATAATCCACAAGCAGCGTTATCAGGCAGCTTTGATCACTTGTCAGTTGGAAATGCTGCAGCTGGGGGTTCTTATTTTCAGGGAGATTGGTCTAGGCCAAGGAATGGGCATGGATTGGAAGACTTTTTGGCTGAGGAAATCCGAGTTAGGAGTTCCGAGATGTTAGAGAATGATGACATGCAGAGACTGCTAAAAACATTGAGTATGGGAATGACAGCAAGTTATGATCATTCTCATGAAGCTTGTTATTCCTATGGCATTCAATATGAGCCCCCCATGGATCAGACATACAAGCAGGATCTCAGCAGAGGGTCGGGGAAGGCTGTTGTGGGATGGCTTAAGCTTAAAGCCGCATTGAGATGGGGGATATTTGTAAGGAAGAGAGCTGCTGAAAGGAGAGCTCGGCTTGTTGAACTAGAATGA
- the LOC102629375 gene encoding uncharacterized protein LOC102629375, whose amino-acid sequence MREMSRRSGNCVRCCLVIFAVVSALAVCGPALFWRFKKGVSLGDNKSSCPHCNCDCPPPLSLLKIAPGLANLSVTDCGSNDPDVKQEMEKQFVDLLTEELKLQEAVAEEHLRHMNITFGEAKRVASQYQKEAERCNAATETCEEARERAEALLIKERKVTSLWERRAQQMGWEGE is encoded by the exons atGAGAGAGATGTCCAGGAGATCAGGCAATTGTGTGAGGTGCTGTCTCGTAATATTTGCTGTAGTTTCAGCTCTAGCTGTCTGTGGACCTGCTCTGTTTTGGAGATTTAAGAAGGGAGTTAGTTTAGGTGATAACAAATCTTCTTGTCCTCATTGTAATTGCGATTGCCCTCCTCCTCTTTCTCTTCTCAAGATTGCGCCTG GGTTAGCCAATCTCTCAGTCACAG ATTGTGGAAGCAATGACCCTGACGTCAAGCAGGAGATGGAGAAGCAGTTTGTCGATCTTCTGACAGAGGAATTGAAGCTGCAAGAAGCTGTTGCTGAAGAGCACTTGCGCCATATGAACATAACCTTTGGTGAAGCAAAAAGGGTGGCTTCCCAGTACCAAAAGGAGGCAGAAAGATGCAATGCTGCTACAGAAACCTGTGAAGAGGCCAGAGAACGGGCTGAGGCCTTGCTGATCAAGGAGAGGAAAGTAACTTCCTTGTGGGAGCGGCGAGCCCAGCAAATGGGATGGGAAGGAGAATAG